A genomic segment from Streptomyces sp. NBC_00459 encodes:
- a CDS encoding cupin domain-containing protein, producing the protein MTDFVVRRAIDAPQLPYDSDGFRRRPVIGEEDGSVHTGFGLCELRPDGAVGAHVHSYEESFHVLDGSVILDVPEGSYLLGEGDYGLLPTGVPHAWRGVGDPNSVEQEARWADMLAPVPRARYGYDTWPVPALPEREPVRIDVRDPRTRSFGHFEPAQMDPGKQSQDLLAVSASMRTALLVYSGITVKMMVDADLGAVASTMFMVRYAPDGVAGTHDHPFEETYLILEGVVDATFDGERHRLGPGDAAWAGAGCVHGFTNAGDGPVRWLETQAPQPPPRHSYRFTRDWDHLGDVLGNAKDTRGTKGGEELP; encoded by the coding sequence ATGACGGACTTCGTGGTGCGGCGCGCGATCGACGCGCCGCAACTCCCGTACGACAGCGACGGGTTCCGGCGCCGCCCGGTGATCGGGGAGGAGGACGGGAGCGTACACACCGGCTTCGGGCTCTGCGAACTGCGGCCGGACGGGGCGGTGGGCGCCCACGTGCACTCGTACGAGGAGAGCTTCCATGTGCTCGACGGCAGTGTGATCCTCGACGTCCCCGAGGGCTCGTACCTTCTCGGAGAAGGCGACTACGGCCTTCTCCCGACCGGTGTGCCGCATGCCTGGCGCGGCGTGGGCGATCCCAACTCGGTCGAACAGGAAGCCCGTTGGGCCGACATGCTCGCACCCGTGCCGCGTGCCCGCTACGGGTACGACACCTGGCCCGTGCCCGCGCTGCCGGAGCGCGAGCCCGTCCGGATCGACGTACGCGACCCGCGCACCCGGTCGTTCGGCCACTTCGAGCCCGCCCAGATGGACCCCGGCAAGCAGTCCCAGGATCTCCTGGCGGTGTCGGCGAGCATGCGAACCGCGCTGCTCGTCTACAGCGGAATCACCGTGAAGATGATGGTCGACGCAGACCTGGGCGCCGTCGCCTCGACGATGTTCATGGTGCGGTACGCGCCCGACGGCGTCGCCGGAACACACGACCACCCCTTCGAGGAGACGTATCTGATCCTCGAAGGGGTGGTCGACGCCACCTTCGACGGCGAACGACATCGGCTCGGCCCCGGCGACGCAGCCTGGGCGGGCGCGGGTTGCGTGCACGGCTTCACCAACGCCGGTGACGGGCCCGTTCGTTGGCTGGAGACCCAGGCTCCGCAGCCACCGCCCCGCCACTCCTACCGGTTCACCCGCGACTGGGACCACCTCGGGGACGTACTGGGCAACGCGAAGGACACCAGGGGCACGAAGGGCGGGGAGGAACTGCCATGA
- a CDS encoding SDR family NAD(P)-dependent oxidoreductase: MSSVVVVGGTSGIGREFARTRVERGDDVVLTGRDAYRADAVAKEIGARGLGLDLARPHDIAAALADLERVDHLVLAGVSRDENRVTSYDIDAALHLVTLKLVGYTEVVHTLRPRLHDASAIVLFGGQAKERPYPGATTVATVNAGVTGLVRTLAVELAPIRVNAVHPGVVGDSPYWRDRPAEVLAGLLARTPAGRLATMADVVDAVDFLLCNRSVNAIDLSVDGGWLLG, translated from the coding sequence ATGAGCAGCGTGGTCGTTGTCGGTGGCACGTCCGGAATAGGCCGTGAGTTCGCCCGTACCCGTGTCGAACGCGGCGACGACGTCGTCCTCACCGGCCGCGATGCGTACCGCGCCGACGCGGTGGCCAAGGAGATCGGTGCCCGGGGCCTGGGCCTCGACCTCGCGCGGCCCCATGACATCGCCGCCGCGCTCGCCGATCTGGAGAGGGTCGACCATCTCGTCCTGGCGGGCGTCTCGCGCGACGAGAACCGGGTCACTTCGTACGACATCGACGCGGCCCTCCACCTCGTCACCCTGAAACTCGTCGGCTACACCGAGGTCGTGCACACCCTGCGCCCGCGACTCCACGACGCCAGTGCCATCGTGCTCTTCGGCGGCCAGGCCAAGGAACGGCCCTACCCGGGCGCGACGACGGTGGCGACCGTCAACGCGGGCGTGACCGGCCTCGTCCGCACCCTCGCCGTCGAGCTCGCGCCGATCCGGGTCAACGCCGTGCACCCGGGCGTCGTCGGCGACAGCCCGTACTGGCGCGACAGGCCGGCGGAGGTACTGGCCGGGCTGCTGGCCCGTACACCCGCCGGTCGACTCGCCACGATGGCCGACGTGGTGGACGCCGTGGACTTCCTGCTGTGCAACCGCTCCGTCAACGCGATCGATCTGAGCGTGGACGGGGGGTGGCTGCTGGGGTGA
- a CDS encoding Dps family protein, whose product MTVVKSSLPEPERRITGDALQATLVDLLALSLIGKQAHWNIVGPRFRSIHLHLDEVVSAARTFSDTVAERAAALGVSPDGRPETVASASVFQGPKDGWIQDTDVVQLLVEALATAIERLRERIGATEQADPVTQDLLIAITAELEKQRWMFEAENATRGD is encoded by the coding sequence ATGACCGTCGTGAAGAGCAGCCTGCCCGAGCCGGAGCGCCGGATCACCGGCGACGCCCTGCAGGCGACCCTGGTGGATCTGCTCGCGCTGTCACTGATCGGGAAGCAGGCCCACTGGAACATCGTGGGGCCCCGGTTCCGTTCGATCCACCTGCACCTCGACGAGGTCGTTTCGGCGGCCCGCACGTTCTCCGACACGGTCGCGGAGCGTGCGGCGGCGCTCGGCGTGTCGCCGGACGGCCGCCCGGAAACCGTCGCTTCGGCTTCCGTGTTCCAGGGCCCGAAGGACGGCTGGATCCAGGACACGGATGTCGTCCAGCTCCTCGTCGAGGCACTGGCAACGGCGATCGAGCGTCTGCGTGAACGTATCGGCGCGACCGAACAGGCAGATCCGGTGACCCAGGACCTGTTGATCGCCATCACGGCCGAACTCGAGAAGCAGCGCTGGATGTTCGAGGCCGAGAACGCGACCCGCGGCGACTGA
- a CDS encoding WhiB family transcriptional regulator: protein MEWLWRAARTGEEPELFLPVGTKGPAVRDTVAAKRVCSHCPVTPQCLDRALRSGQTAGVWGGTCEQERAALLRTAGERVR, encoded by the coding sequence ATGGAGTGGTTGTGGCGAGCGGCCCGCACGGGTGAGGAGCCCGAGCTGTTCCTCCCCGTGGGCACGAAAGGGCCGGCGGTGCGGGACACCGTCGCCGCGAAGCGTGTGTGCTCCCACTGCCCGGTGACCCCGCAGTGCCTCGACCGGGCACTGCGCAGCGGTCAGACCGCGGGCGTGTGGGGCGGCACCTGCGAACAAGAACGCGCCGCGCTGCTCCGTACCGCTGGAGAACGGGTCCGGTAG
- a CDS encoding alpha/beta hydrolase, with protein sequence MAESREYVLTGTRGAIAVREWPRPAHSDSERPLDPPRYLALLSHGYGEHTGRYEELAGVLVAHGATVLGPDHQGHGRSAGERAVIVDFEDVVTDLHTVVDLARASHPDVPVVLIGHSAGGLIAARFAQRYGDELAGIVLSAPVLGSWDLPGRLLELDEIPDRPINPSSLSRDPSVGVAYAADPLVWHGPMKRPTLEAFVRTLETVAKSGDIGSLPLLWLHGDDDRLVPLAGSRVGVEELRGTDWTERIFSGARHEVFLETDRAAAFAELTAFVDRVLAHRADRSPSPPTG encoded by the coding sequence ATGGCCGAGTCCCGCGAGTACGTCCTCACCGGCACCAGGGGCGCGATCGCCGTCCGCGAGTGGCCCCGACCGGCTCACAGCGATTCCGAACGCCCGCTCGACCCACCCCGCTACCTCGCCCTCCTCTCCCATGGATACGGAGAACACACGGGCCGCTACGAGGAACTCGCCGGCGTCCTCGTGGCCCACGGTGCGACCGTCCTCGGCCCCGATCACCAGGGACACGGCCGGTCAGCGGGCGAACGGGCGGTGATCGTCGACTTCGAGGATGTCGTCACCGACCTGCACACCGTCGTCGACCTCGCCCGGGCCTCCCACCCGGACGTGCCGGTCGTCCTGATCGGCCACTCCGCCGGCGGCCTGATCGCTGCCCGCTTCGCGCAGCGGTACGGCGACGAACTCGCCGGGATCGTCCTGTCCGCGCCCGTGCTCGGCAGCTGGGACCTCCCGGGGCGGCTGCTCGAACTCGACGAGATCCCCGACCGGCCCATCAACCCGTCCTCCCTGTCCCGCGATCCCTCGGTCGGGGTGGCGTACGCGGCGGACCCGCTGGTCTGGCACGGCCCGATGAAACGGCCGACGCTGGAGGCGTTCGTACGGACACTGGAGACCGTCGCGAAGAGCGGTGACATCGGATCGCTGCCGCTGCTGTGGCTGCACGGCGACGACGACCGGCTCGTCCCGCTCGCCGGGAGCCGCGTGGGCGTCGAGGAACTGCGCGGCACCGACTGGACCGAGCGGATCTTCTCGGGCGCCCGGCACGAGGTCTTCCTGGAGACGGACAGGGCGGCGGCCTTCGCCGAGCTGACCGCCTTCGTGGACCGGGTGCTCGCGCACCGGGCCGATCGGTCTCCCTCCCCACCCACAGGTTGA
- a CDS encoding sulfite exporter TauE/SafE family protein, giving the protein MNTMTLWHITHWEFAALAAAAMLVGFSKTAVSGANTVSLAIFAAVLPARESTGVLLPILIAGDVLAVLTYRRHAHWPTLWRLFPAVAVGVVVGTVFLVWADDEVVRTSIGAILLFMAGVTVWRRRRAESDSASESEPTENEPDAVSTPTGRLKARSYGVLGGFTTMVANAGGPVMSMYLLSAGFRKLGFLGTSAFFFLIVNVSKVPFSAGLGLIDGHSLLLDAALVVFVVPGAFLGKWAVSRINQRLFEQLVIAATVVGGAQLLLR; this is encoded by the coding sequence ATGAACACGATGACGCTCTGGCACATAACGCACTGGGAGTTCGCCGCGCTCGCCGCCGCGGCGATGCTTGTCGGCTTCTCCAAGACCGCCGTGAGCGGGGCCAACACGGTCAGCCTGGCGATCTTCGCGGCCGTCCTGCCCGCCCGCGAGTCCACCGGTGTGCTGCTCCCGATCCTGATCGCGGGGGATGTGCTCGCCGTCCTGACCTACCGCCGGCACGCCCACTGGCCGACCCTGTGGCGGCTGTTCCCGGCGGTCGCCGTGGGCGTGGTCGTCGGTACGGTGTTCCTGGTGTGGGCGGACGACGAGGTCGTACGGACCTCGATCGGGGCGATCCTGCTGTTCATGGCCGGGGTGACGGTCTGGCGCCGACGGCGGGCGGAGTCGGATTCGGCATCGGAATCGGAGCCGACGGAGAACGAGCCGGACGCGGTGAGTACACCCACAGGCCGTCTCAAGGCTCGCTCGTACGGCGTTCTCGGCGGCTTCACGACGATGGTCGCCAACGCGGGCGGCCCGGTCATGTCGATGTATCTCCTGTCGGCAGGTTTCCGGAAGCTCGGCTTTCTGGGAACGTCGGCGTTCTTCTTCCTGATCGTCAACGTCTCGAAGGTTCCCTTCAGCGCCGGCCTCGGCCTGATCGACGGCCACTCGCTCCTGCTCGACGCGGCGCTCGTGGTGTTCGTCGTGCCCGGGGCGTTTCTCGGGAAATGGGCTGTGAGCCGGATCAACCAGCGGCTGTTCGAGCAGCTGGTGATCGCGGCCACGGTGGTGGGCGGGGCGCAGCTGTTGCTGCGCTGA